One stretch of Limnohabitans sp. DNA includes these proteins:
- a CDS encoding CoA pyrophosphatase, with protein sequence MPICQIDHDLPAVASSLLSPQALKARFLEPPDWQPEVVRESFLSGRPPAQAAVLVPIVMRGPQACSPTVLLTQRAAHMKTHSSQIAFPGGKVDPDDANIQATALREAQEEVGLQARHVQVIGELPTYVTGTSFWVTPVIGLVSPDCQLQANRDEVDDIFEVPLSFLMNPANHQRHTMDWQGQQRHWFSMPYLENRFNARGDVKAIERFIWGATAGMLRNLYRFLAANPTRREKT encoded by the coding sequence GTGCCGATTTGCCAAATCGACCATGATTTGCCAGCGGTTGCGTCCTCGCTTCTTTCGCCTCAAGCCCTGAAGGCCAGGTTCTTGGAGCCGCCCGATTGGCAACCGGAGGTGGTGCGGGAAAGCTTTCTTTCCGGACGCCCCCCCGCCCAAGCGGCTGTTCTGGTACCCATTGTCATGCGTGGTCCCCAGGCGTGCTCACCAACGGTTTTATTGACGCAACGTGCAGCTCACATGAAAACGCACTCCAGCCAGATCGCATTTCCGGGGGGCAAAGTCGACCCTGATGATGCCAACATACAAGCCACAGCATTGCGCGAAGCTCAAGAAGAAGTGGGCCTGCAAGCGCGGCATGTTCAAGTCATCGGTGAATTGCCCACTTATGTCACGGGCACTTCTTTTTGGGTCACCCCGGTGATTGGACTGGTCTCGCCGGACTGCCAACTTCAAGCCAACAGGGATGAGGTGGACGACATATTTGAAGTTCCACTGTCTTTTCTGATGAATCCCGCCAACCACCAACGGCATACCATGGATTGGCAAGGCCAGCAGCGTCATTGGTTCTCCATGCCCTATCTGGAGAACAGGTTCAATGCCCGAGGGGATGTGAAAGCCATCGAACGTTTTATTTGGGGTGCCACTGCTGGCATGCTGCGTAACCTTTACCGATTTCTGGCGGCCAACCCAACCAGGAGAGAAAAAACATGA
- a CDS encoding CobD/CbiB family protein — translation MSFFAILLALILEQVRPLKTDHLVFSYTERWVIWTARTLDAGARSQAWITWGVTILGPALLVMLVHWLLAWGLGWWMAFLWNVALLYATLGFRQFSHHFTGIREALDNGDENKARELLAQWQQVEVGQIPRSEIVRHVIEYSVIAAHRHVFGVFFWYVILSIIGLGPVGAVIYRLTEFAQRRWQRAAADGASASDVLGAVSLRAWQFMDRLPSRMTALGFAIVGSFEDAMDGWRHHAQNFPQDNDGVILAATAGAINIRLGGAALTSSEEEDDETLSGSSSTPGRIASQSHFAQVVGLVWRTMIMWLLLLALLTMANLIG, via the coding sequence ATGAGTTTTTTTGCCATCTTGCTGGCTCTTATCCTCGAGCAGGTACGTCCTCTCAAAACCGATCACCTGGTTTTTTCGTACACCGAACGCTGGGTCATCTGGACCGCACGCACCCTGGACGCCGGTGCCCGTTCGCAGGCCTGGATCACCTGGGGTGTGACCATTTTGGGGCCTGCCTTGTTGGTCATGCTGGTGCACTGGCTGCTGGCATGGGGTCTCGGTTGGTGGATGGCTTTTTTGTGGAACGTCGCTCTGCTTTACGCCACCTTGGGTTTCCGTCAATTCAGCCACCATTTCACTGGTATTCGGGAAGCCTTGGACAATGGCGACGAAAACAAAGCCCGCGAACTGCTGGCGCAATGGCAACAAGTGGAAGTGGGGCAAATTCCCCGCAGCGAAATTGTGCGGCATGTGATCGAATATTCGGTGATCGCCGCACATCGCCACGTGTTCGGGGTCTTTTTTTGGTATGTGATCTTGTCCATCATTGGACTGGGCCCTGTGGGTGCTGTCATTTACCGCCTGACTGAATTTGCTCAACGCCGCTGGCAGCGGGCTGCTGCTGATGGCGCATCTGCCAGTGATGTGCTGGGGGCTGTCAGCTTGCGGGCGTGGCAATTCATGGATCGGCTGCCATCGCGCATGACCGCATTGGGCTTTGCCATCGTGGGCAGCTTTGAAGACGCCATGGACGGATGGCGGCACCACGCTCAGAACTTCCCTCAAGACAACGATGGAGTGATCCTTGCCGCCACCGCTGGCGCCATCAACATCCGTCTAGGCGGCGCGGCGTTGACCTCTTCTGAAGAAGAGGACGACGAGACCTTATCCGGCAGCAGCAGCACTCCAGGTCGCATCGCCAGCCAGTCTCATTTTGCACAAGTGGTGGGCCTGGTTTGGCGCACCATGATCATGTGGCTTTTGCTGCTTGCCTTGCTCACCATGGCCAATTTGATCGGTTGA
- the rsgA gene encoding ribosome small subunit-dependent GTPase A gives MNKPQACPVLTQANDLEPGLVVATYGRHCLVETPEGRRLICHPRGKKNQVVVGDQVLWQIAGDEGSIEKLQERRNLFYRQDEIRTKSFAANLDRVLILIAADPEYSESQLSRALVAAEAERITPIIALNKSDLAQPFAQAWERLAPYRAMGYKVMPTSLSPRSPVADDGVATLSAHLQGLTTLVLGPSGSGKSTLINRLVPDAQVETSEISLALNSGKHTTTSTRWYWVPVLDGVAQMGTETGVARTALIDSPGFQEFGLHHIEPTRLADCMPDLRKHLGGCKFYNCTHLHEPGCAVLAQVQTEQHPGTISLRRYRIYAQLFEELSRQRW, from the coding sequence ATGAATAAACCCCAAGCTTGTCCGGTTCTCACGCAGGCGAACGATCTGGAGCCCGGTCTGGTGGTGGCCACTTATGGCCGCCATTGCCTGGTCGAGACCCCCGAGGGCAGACGCCTGATTTGCCACCCCCGAGGCAAGAAGAACCAGGTGGTGGTGGGCGATCAGGTGCTGTGGCAAATCGCAGGCGATGAGGGCAGCATCGAAAAACTGCAAGAGCGCCGCAACCTGTTTTACAGGCAAGACGAAATCCGCACCAAATCCTTTGCCGCCAATCTGGACCGCGTGCTGATCCTGATCGCGGCCGATCCTGAGTATTCGGAGAGTCAACTCTCACGTGCCTTGGTGGCGGCCGAAGCCGAGCGCATCACACCGATCATCGCGCTCAACAAAAGCGATCTGGCGCAGCCCTTTGCCCAAGCCTGGGAGCGCCTGGCCCCTTACCGCGCCATGGGCTACAAGGTTATGCCCACCAGCCTGAGCCCCCGCAGCCCCGTGGCCGACGATGGTGTTGCGACTTTGAGTGCTCACCTCCAAGGCCTGACCACCTTGGTGTTGGGGCCATCGGGCAGTGGCAAGAGCACGTTGATCAACCGCCTGGTGCCCGATGCACAGGTGGAAACCAGTGAGATTTCGCTGGCGCTCAACTCGGGCAAGCACACCACGACAAGCACGCGTTGGTACTGGGTGCCTGTGCTCGATGGGGTTGCTCAAATGGGTACAGAAACCGGCGTTGCACGCACGGCCTTGATCGACTCCCCCGGTTTTCAGGAATTTGGCTTGCACCACATTGAGCCCACCCGCTTGGCCGATTGCATGCCCGATTTGCGAAAGCATTTGGGCGGCTGCAAGTTCTATAACTGCACGCATTTGCACGAACCCGGTTGTGCCGTGCTGGCGCAGGTGCAAACCGAACAACATCCCGGCACCATCAGCTTACGGCGATACCGTATTTATGCACAGTTGTTTGAGGAATTGAGTCGGCAGCGCTGGTAA
- a CDS encoding 4a-hydroxytetrahydrobiopterin dehydratase: MSAPEVRALKPTEVIMALSQISGWGLSGDGENVTIEKTFEFAEHTHALLFVNSMGWLSEKIHHHPELLLTYRRCVVRWSTHDVCGLSRLDFEAASQTDALLPA, translated from the coding sequence ATGAGTGCCCCGGAAGTTCGTGCCCTCAAACCTACCGAGGTGATCATGGCGCTGAGTCAAATTTCGGGCTGGGGCTTGTCGGGTGATGGTGAAAACGTCACCATCGAAAAGACCTTTGAGTTTGCCGAGCACACACACGCGCTGTTGTTCGTCAACAGCATGGGCTGGTTGTCTGAAAAGATCCACCACCATCCCGAATTGTTGCTGACCTACCGCCGCTGCGTGGTTCGTTGGAGTACACACGATGTGTGCGGCTTGAGTCGGCTGGACTTTGAGGCGGCAAGCCAAACCGATGCTTTGTTACCGGCATGA
- a CDS encoding M48 family metallopeptidase — translation MNASLTLTLTLVVALLAHVALKFWLNVRQVRHVACHRGAVPVAYADTMALADHQKAADYTLAKARLSQIDIALDASVLLGWTLLGGLDALNQLLLDWMGPSMAQQIALVLCFMLVGGLIGLPLSLVQTFGVEQRFGFNKITPALWLADLAKGLVLGLALGLPLLWVVLWLMQAGGAWWWLWAWGVLVIWQLFLMAIAPNVIMPLFNKFTPLEDESLKTRVQGLMQRAGFTAKGFFVMDGSRRSAHSNAFFTGFGASKRVVFFDTLLKQLSPAEMEAVLAHELGHFKHKHIVKMMITSFAMTLAGLALLGWLAQQVWFYTGLGVMPNLSGSNDALALVLFMLVTPVFTLFFAPVSSWRSRQQEFEADAYAVSQTPGQDLSSALLKLYQDNASTLTPDPLYVKFYYSHPPASERLLRMKTG, via the coding sequence ATGAATGCATCCCTGACTTTGACCCTGACGCTGGTGGTGGCCTTGTTGGCCCATGTGGCGCTCAAGTTCTGGCTGAACGTCCGCCAGGTGCGGCATGTGGCCTGCCACCGCGGTGCGGTACCTGTGGCTTACGCCGACACCATGGCTTTGGCCGACCACCAAAAAGCGGCCGATTACACCTTGGCCAAAGCCAGGTTGTCGCAAATCGACATCGCGCTGGATGCCTCCGTGCTGTTGGGCTGGACACTGCTGGGCGGGCTTGATGCGCTCAATCAGCTGCTTTTGGACTGGATGGGGCCCAGCATGGCGCAGCAAATCGCGCTGGTGCTGTGCTTCATGCTGGTCGGTGGCCTGATCGGGCTGCCTTTGTCGCTGGTGCAAACCTTTGGCGTGGAGCAGCGATTTGGCTTCAACAAGATCACGCCTGCCTTGTGGTTGGCCGATTTGGCCAAGGGACTGGTGTTGGGTTTGGCGTTGGGCCTGCCGCTGCTGTGGGTGGTGCTGTGGCTCATGCAAGCCGGGGGCGCGTGGTGGTGGCTTTGGGCCTGGGGTGTGTTGGTGATTTGGCAATTGTTTTTGATGGCGATTGCCCCCAATGTGATCATGCCGCTGTTCAACAAATTCACGCCCCTGGAAGACGAGTCGCTCAAGACCCGCGTGCAGGGCCTGATGCAACGCGCGGGCTTCACCGCCAAAGGGTTTTTTGTGATGGACGGCAGCCGCCGCTCGGCGCATTCCAATGCGTTTTTCACAGGCTTCGGAGCCAGCAAGCGAGTGGTTTTTTTTGACACCTTGCTCAAGCAACTGAGCCCAGCCGAAATGGAAGCGGTGTTGGCCCATGAGCTGGGCCATTTCAAGCACAAGCACATCGTCAAAATGATGATCACCAGTTTTGCCATGACGCTGGCGGGGTTGGCGCTGCTCGGCTGGTTGGCGCAGCAGGTCTGGTTTTACACCGGCTTGGGCGTGATGCCCAACCTGTCGGGCAGCAACGATGCGCTGGCGCTGGTTTTGTTCATGTTGGTCACGCCTGTCTTCACTTTGTTCTTCGCGCCCGTGTCGTCCTGGCGATCGCGTCAGCAAGAGTTCGAGGCCGATGCCTATGCGGTGTCGCAAACGCCAGGCCAAGACTTGTCTTCGGCCTTGCTCAAGCTCTACCAAGACAATGCTTCGACTCTGACACCTGATCCGTTGTACGTGAAGTTTTACTATTCGCACCCGCCGGCCAGCGAACGTCTGCTGAGGATGAAAACTGGATGA
- the orn gene encoding oligoribonuclease, producing MSDANSHTPEAAELPKSDQNLVWIDCEMTGLDPEKERLLEIAVIVTGPHLRPRIEGPVLVIHQSDELLNQMDKWNKGTHGKSGLIDKVKASTTSEADAEAQILAFLKMYLPKNSSPLCGNTISQDRRFLVKYMPKLDAFFHYRNLDVSTLKELSRRWKPEVYASFKKQQKHTALADVHESIDELAHYREHFIRL from the coding sequence ATGTCTGATGCGAACTCCCACACCCCTGAAGCCGCAGAGCTGCCCAAATCCGACCAGAACCTGGTCTGGATCGATTGCGAAATGACGGGCCTGGACCCTGAAAAAGAACGTCTGCTGGAGATCGCCGTCATCGTGACCGGCCCGCACCTCAGGCCCCGCATAGAAGGCCCTGTGCTGGTGATTCACCAAAGCGACGAACTGCTGAACCAAATGGACAAGTGGAACAAAGGCACCCACGGCAAAAGTGGGCTCATCGACAAGGTCAAGGCCTCGACCACCAGCGAAGCCGATGCCGAAGCCCAGATCCTGGCCTTTCTGAAAATGTACTTGCCCAAAAACAGTTCACCGCTGTGCGGCAACACCATCAGCCAGGACCGGCGCTTCTTGGTCAAGTACATGCCCAAGCTGGATGCGTTTTTCCATTACCGCAATTTGGATGTGAGCACCCTCAAAGAGTTGTCTCGCCGCTGGAAGCCCGAGGTGTATGCCAGTTTCAAAAAGCAGCAAAAGCACACCGCCCTGGCCGACGTGCACGAATCGATCGACGAGCTGGCACATTACCGCGAGCATTTCATCCGTTTGTGA
- a CDS encoding DEAD/DEAH box helicase — protein MTDTLNTVQDDLSPAEITSIATESTAQAAPTNLATEIMVAAAAEITADAVPEVDAEEAEEIEAIADVPNGFVELGLAPELVQAVADLGYTQPTAVQLRAIPLALPKAGGSKDGQSNGYTDLMVSSQTGSGKTAAFLLPVLHTLIQQMAEQEATERAEFDQACADAAAKGEPAPKRAKRKDPTNPRNFKAPAPGALIVCPTRELAQQVAQDAIELVKHTRGLRVANVVGGMPYQLQIAKLQNANLVVATPGRLLDLQRSMQIKLDKVQFLVVDEADRMLDLGFSDDLADINDMTSQRRQTMMFSATFAPRIQQLAMRVMHDGGSSVQKIQIDNPQEKHHNIKQVLFWADNVQHKRQMLDHWLRDATIDQAIVFSSTQIECDGLAADLQQDGFSAVALHGALSQGMRNRRLMALRNGQVQILVATDVAARGIDVPTITHVFNFGLPMKAEDYTHRIGRTGRAGRDGLAVTFAEIRDRRKIGDIESYTRQPFKAEVIPGLEPKVRVPEARKPMGRGGDRFGGERNYANAGGGFRGGRSAPGGRDFGGNRDRDNAGGGFDNRAPRGNFRDEQPRFEQRAEPRFDQRKEGGRFDAPRGDNRGGNRFEQRAAPAHPWDKGDSRPAPRQDARQDGPRQGGRWEDRGSDNRNAARPAPRGAAGDKFARGPKQFGASNFKPHAAGEGPAGKRGSTRVLKITRG, from the coding sequence ATGACCGACACTTTGAACACAGTGCAGGACGACTTGTCGCCTGCCGAAATCACATCCATCGCCACCGAGTCAACTGCACAAGCAGCCCCGACCAATTTGGCCACTGAAATCATGGTCGCTGCAGCGGCTGAAATCACCGCCGACGCAGTACCTGAAGTCGACGCCGAAGAGGCCGAAGAAATTGAAGCCATCGCAGATGTGCCCAACGGCTTCGTTGAGCTGGGCTTGGCCCCTGAGCTGGTGCAAGCTGTAGCCGATCTGGGCTACACCCAGCCCACCGCCGTCCAATTGCGCGCCATTCCTTTGGCCCTGCCCAAAGCGGGTGGCTCCAAAGATGGCCAATCCAATGGCTACACCGACCTGATGGTCTCAAGCCAGACTGGTAGCGGCAAAACCGCCGCCTTCTTGTTGCCAGTGCTGCACACGCTGATCCAGCAAATGGCCGAGCAAGAAGCCACTGAACGGGCTGAATTTGACCAAGCCTGCGCCGACGCTGCCGCCAAAGGCGAGCCCGCACCCAAACGCGCCAAGCGCAAAGACCCCACCAACCCACGCAACTTCAAGGCTCCCGCCCCCGGCGCCCTGATCGTGTGCCCCACACGTGAATTGGCCCAACAGGTGGCGCAAGACGCCATCGAGTTGGTCAAGCACACGCGCGGTCTGCGCGTGGCCAACGTGGTCGGCGGCATGCCATACCAATTGCAAATTGCCAAGCTGCAAAACGCCAACCTGGTAGTGGCCACACCTGGCCGTTTGCTCGACCTGCAGCGCTCCATGCAAATCAAGCTGGACAAGGTGCAGTTTTTGGTGGTGGACGAAGCCGACCGCATGCTCGACCTGGGCTTCTCGGACGACCTGGCCGACATCAACGACATGACCAGCCAGCGCCGCCAGACCATGATGTTCAGCGCCACCTTCGCGCCACGCATTCAGCAACTGGCCATGCGTGTGATGCACGACGGCGGTTCTTCGGTCCAGAAAATCCAGATCGACAACCCCCAAGAAAAGCACCACAACATCAAACAGGTGCTGTTCTGGGCCGACAACGTCCAACACAAGCGCCAGATGCTTGACCACTGGTTGCGTGACGCCACGATCGACCAGGCCATCGTTTTCTCGAGCACCCAAATCGAATGCGACGGCTTGGCTGCCGACCTGCAGCAAGACGGCTTCTCGGCCGTGGCCCTGCACGGCGCTTTGAGCCAAGGCATGCGCAACCGCCGACTGATGGCGCTGCGCAACGGCCAGGTCCAGATTCTGGTCGCGACCGACGTCGCCGCTCGCGGCATCGACGTGCCCACCATCACCCACGTCTTCAACTTCGGCTTGCCGATGAAGGCCGAGGATTACACCCACCGCATTGGTCGCACAGGCCGCGCTGGCCGCGATGGCTTGGCCGTGACCTTTGCCGAAATCCGTGACCGCCGCAAAATCGGTGACATCGAGTCCTACACACGCCAGCCGTTCAAGGCCGAAGTGATTCCAGGCCTGGAGCCCAAAGTGCGCGTGCCCGAAGCCCGTAAGCCCATGGGCCGTGGCGGTGACCGCTTTGGTGGCGAGCGCAATTACGCCAACGCAGGCGGTGGTTTCCGTGGTGGCCGTTCCGCCCCCGGTGGCCGCGACTTCGGTGGCAACCGTGACCGCGACAATGCGGGCGGTGGTTTTGACAACCGCGCCCCGCGTGGCAACTTCCGCGACGAGCAGCCCCGCTTTGAACAACGCGCAGAACCCCGCTTCGACCAGCGCAAAGAAGGGGGCCGTTTTGACGCTCCCCGTGGTGACAACCGTGGCGGCAACCGCTTTGAGCAACGTGCCGCACCCGCACACCCCTGGGACAAGGGCGACAGCCGCCCTGCCCCGCGCCAAGACGCGCGCCAAGATGGCCCACGTCAAGGTGGCCGCTGGGAAGACCGTGGCAGCGACAACCGGAACGCCGCCCGCCCTGCCCCACGCGGCGCAGCCGGTGACAAGTTTGCCCGGGGCCCCAAGCAGTTTGGTGCCAGCAACTTCAAGCCCCATGCCGCAGGTGAAGGCCCTGCAGGCAAGCGTGGCAGCACCCGCGTGCTGAAAATCACGCGCGGTTAA
- the rplS gene encoding 50S ribosomal protein L19, whose product MNLIQTLEQEEIARLGKVIPEFSPGDTVIVSVNVVEGARKRVQAYEGVVIAKRNRGLNSGFTVRKISSGEGVERTFQTYSPVIASIEVKRRGDVRRAKLYYLRDRSGKSARIKEKLPQRKAAPAVKA is encoded by the coding sequence ATGAATTTGATTCAAACTCTTGAGCAGGAAGAAATTGCCCGTTTGGGTAAAGTGATTCCTGAATTTTCCCCCGGCGACACCGTGATCGTCAGCGTCAACGTGGTGGAAGGTGCGCGCAAGCGCGTCCAGGCCTACGAAGGTGTTGTCATCGCCAAACGTAACCGTGGCTTGAACAGCGGCTTCACCGTGCGCAAGATCTCCAGTGGCGAAGGCGTAGAACGTACCTTCCAAACCTACAGCCCCGTGATCGCCAGCATCGAAGTCAAGCGCCGTGGTGATGTTCGCCGCGCCAAGCTGTACTACCTGCGTGACCGCAGCGGCAAGTCGGCACGTATCAAAGAAAAGTTGCCTCAGCGCAAAGCAGCTCCTGCTGTCAAAGCGTAA
- the trmD gene encoding tRNA (guanosine(37)-N1)-methyltransferase TrmD, with the protein MRFDIITLFPELFAPLLTGGITRRAYETGLVEVHFWNPRDHAEGNYRRVDDRSFGGGPGMVMLAEPLFKCLAAVRAARQEVIPAPLVLFSPIGTKLNHAVVEQWSGSAGAVLLCGRYEGLDQRFIDHHVDQQISLGDFVLSGGEIAAMAMLDAVARLQPGVLNDEGSHRLDSFNPALHGLLDSPHFTRPEVWQGHAVPAELLSGHHAQIARWRREQSLRLTAAQRPDLLVQARLSGYLSRQDEAFLMQISLDPPAADGGAGSKKL; encoded by the coding sequence ATGCGCTTTGACATCATCACCCTGTTTCCGGAGCTGTTTGCGCCGCTGTTGACTGGCGGCATCACGCGTCGTGCCTACGAGACTGGCTTGGTCGAGGTGCATTTCTGGAATCCCCGCGACCACGCCGAGGGCAATTACCGCCGTGTCGACGACCGGTCTTTTGGTGGTGGACCCGGTATGGTCATGTTGGCCGAACCTTTGTTCAAATGTCTCGCCGCCGTCCGTGCTGCGCGCCAGGAAGTCATTCCCGCGCCTTTGGTGCTGTTTTCTCCCATTGGTACGAAGCTGAACCATGCTGTTGTCGAGCAGTGGTCGGGCAGCGCGGGTGCTGTGTTGTTGTGTGGTCGCTATGAAGGCCTGGACCAACGCTTCATCGACCACCATGTCGACCAGCAAATCAGTCTGGGTGACTTCGTGCTTTCGGGAGGCGAAATTGCCGCCATGGCGATGCTCGACGCTGTGGCCCGTTTGCAGCCCGGGGTGCTCAATGACGAGGGTAGTCACCGGTTGGACAGCTTTAACCCAGCATTGCATGGTTTGCTGGACAGCCCGCACTTCACTCGCCCCGAGGTTTGGCAGGGCCATGCCGTGCCGGCCGAATTGCTGTCGGGACATCATGCCCAGATTGCTCGCTGGCGGCGTGAGCAAAGCCTGCGCCTGACCGCCGCGCAGCGTCCGGACTTGCTGGTGCAAGCCCGTCTGTCGGGCTATCTGAGCCGTCAGGATGAAGCCTTTCTGATGCAGATTTCGCTGGACCCGCCTGCAGCCGACGGCGGAGCGGGTTCGAAAAAGCTATAA
- the rimM gene encoding ribosome maturation factor RimM (Essential for efficient processing of 16S rRNA) → MLPPLETAPLPADAIEIGRITDAWGIKGWFKVMPYSASPEALFSAKSWFLLPPDRPMKPARVTANTTPAQAAWSEPLLLEVKEIKDHSDNLVASAEGVPDRNTAEALRGSRIFVSRSSFPAASEGEYYWVDLIGLQVINREGVVLGQVRDLMSTGPQTVLLIEAAPEAEGGKPVERMIPFVSVFVDGVDLPGQRITVDWQPDY, encoded by the coding sequence ATGCTCCCACCTTTGGAAACAGCCCCATTGCCGGCTGACGCCATCGAAATCGGGCGCATCACCGATGCCTGGGGCATCAAAGGCTGGTTCAAGGTCATGCCCTACAGCGCCTCGCCTGAGGCGCTTTTTTCTGCCAAAAGCTGGTTTTTGTTGCCTCCCGATCGGCCCATGAAGCCTGCCCGGGTGACGGCCAACACGACACCCGCCCAGGCTGCCTGGAGCGAGCCTTTGCTGCTTGAGGTCAAAGAAATCAAGGATCATTCCGATAACTTGGTGGCCAGTGCAGAGGGGGTGCCGGATCGCAACACGGCCGAAGCCTTGCGTGGTTCTCGTATATTTGTGTCGCGCTCGAGCTTTCCGGCCGCGTCTGAGGGTGAGTACTATTGGGTCGATCTGATCGGGTTGCAAGTGATTAACCGCGAAGGTGTGGTTCTGGGTCAGGTGCGCGACCTCATGTCCACCGGACCACAAACCGTGCTGCTCATAGAAGCGGCCCCCGAAGCCGAAGGCGGCAAGCCGGTCGAGCGCATGATCCCGTTTGTCTCGGTTTTCGTCGATGGTGTGGACTTGCCCGGCCAGCGCATCACGGTCGACTGGCAACCCGACTACTGA
- the rpsP gene encoding 30S ribosomal protein S16, with translation MVVIRLNRGGSKARPFFNIVVADKRVRRDGRFLERIGFYNPTAKGGEEGLRIAQDRLTYWKGVGAQASPTVERLIRQAGKATA, from the coding sequence ATGGTTGTTATTCGTTTGAACCGCGGCGGCTCCAAAGCACGTCCTTTTTTTAACATTGTTGTGGCCGATAAGCGCGTGCGTCGCGATGGCCGTTTTCTGGAGCGCATCGGTTTTTACAACCCCACAGCCAAAGGCGGCGAAGAAGGTCTGCGTATCGCTCAAGACCGCCTGACCTACTGGAAGGGCGTTGGTGCCCAGGCTTCTCCCACCGTGGAGCGCCTGATCCGTCAAGCGGGCAAAGCCACCGCCTGA
- a CDS encoding GNAT family N-acetyltransferase has protein sequence MPLIRPSRDEDIVAITAIYRHHVLTGTGTFEIDPPTEADMASRRADVLSKGLPYLVVEDQGRVMGFAYCNWFKPRPAYRFSAEDSIYMAPDAHRKGLGRALLAELCTQAERAGVRKFLAVIGDSANAGSIGVHTCVGFSHAGILKSCGWKFDRWLDVVLMQKSLGAGDSTAP, from the coding sequence TTGCCTTTGATCCGCCCCAGCCGCGACGAAGATATTGTCGCCATCACCGCCATTTACCGCCACCACGTGCTCACCGGAACAGGCACCTTCGAGATCGACCCGCCCACCGAGGCCGACATGGCCAGCCGCCGCGCCGATGTGCTGTCCAAGGGCCTGCCTTACCTGGTGGTAGAAGACCAAGGCCGTGTGATGGGTTTTGCCTATTGCAACTGGTTCAAACCACGCCCCGCATACCGATTCTCTGCAGAAGACTCTATTTACATGGCTCCTGATGCTCACCGAAAAGGCCTGGGGCGAGCCCTGCTGGCCGAGCTGTGCACCCAGGCAGAACGTGCAGGTGTACGCAAATTTCTGGCCGTTATTGGTGATTCGGCCAACGCCGGCTCGATTGGCGTCCACACGTGTGTAGGCTTTAGCCATGCAGGCATCCTCAAGTCCTGCGGCTGGAAATTCGACCGCTGGCTGGATGTCGTGCTGATGCAAAAGTCTTTGGGCGCTGGCGACAGCACCGCACCATGA
- the folK gene encoding 2-amino-4-hydroxy-6-hydroxymethyldihydropteridine diphosphokinase: MQSAVREPVTAWVALGANLGDARQAVWQAFEALGRLPGTQLMARSRLYRSAPHLAQGPDFVNAVARLETRLSAPDLLDALQALETRAGRERPYVNAPRTLDLDLILFGQSRIDSPRLQVPHPRWRERAFVLLPLADLWPDCVSADDWAGVANQQIEVWPEDGP; this comes from the coding sequence ATGCAGTCCGCTGTGCGCGAGCCCGTTACCGCCTGGGTGGCGCTGGGTGCCAACTTGGGCGATGCCCGGCAGGCCGTGTGGCAAGCCTTTGAAGCGTTGGGCCGCTTGCCGGGCACGCAATTGATGGCCCGATCGCGCTTGTACCGCAGCGCTCCTCATTTGGCCCAGGGTCCCGACTTCGTGAATGCGGTGGCCCGGCTGGAGACCCGTTTGAGCGCGCCCGATTTGCTGGACGCCCTGCAGGCGCTTGAAACCCGGGCAGGGCGCGAGCGGCCTTATGTGAACGCCCCGCGCACACTGGACTTGGACTTGATCTTGTTCGGTCAGTCCCGCATCGACAGTCCGCGTCTGCAAGTGCCTCATCCGCGTTGGCGCGAGCGTGCTTTTGTGCTGCTGCCCTTGGCCGATTTGTGGCCCGACTGCGTGAGCGCAGATGATTGGGCGGGTGTGGCCAACCAGCAGATTGAAGTGTGGCCCGAGGACGGGCCATGA